Proteins from one Cellulosilyticum lentocellum DSM 5427 genomic window:
- a CDS encoding DUF4349 domain-containing protein: protein MKKWGNQFKKLMFVVGISSMILANGCGSSKSASEAAAPAANAYAAPQEEAAYTSNESSVTSDEKAGQDAAGYTGENPKINTTSTYNRKVIKTGNMEIQTEHFGQTVESLTNCVISLGGYIESSNIQGSSFYNKDSNNRTATLTVRVPQAQFDVFVNRGSEFGNVSYLSCNNEDVTSAYVDTEIRLKTLKARYDRLLKLLEKSGTLQELFELEQEVSNVTYEIENLSGTLQHYDALVDMGTLSIQVQEVKEIVVEEEVVDPTFGKQVEEVFKGSMNTLMEIGKGIIILVTGLLPFVVIIIPVILIGVNLYKRNNKKKRTLEKNEEENEE from the coding sequence ATGAAAAAATGGGGAAATCAATTTAAAAAACTCATGTTTGTAGTAGGAATAAGTAGTATGATATTAGCTAATGGCTGTGGTAGTAGTAAGTCGGCAAGTGAAGCAGCTGCACCTGCTGCGAATGCTTATGCAGCACCACAAGAAGAGGCAGCTTATACGAGCAATGAATCTTCAGTTACTAGCGATGAAAAAGCAGGCCAGGATGCAGCGGGGTATACTGGTGAGAATCCGAAAATTAATACCACCTCAACGTATAATCGTAAAGTGATTAAAACAGGAAATATGGAGATTCAAACAGAGCACTTTGGTCAAACGGTTGAAAGCTTAACCAACTGTGTAATCAGCTTAGGGGGTTACATAGAAAGTTCGAATATTCAAGGAAGTAGCTTTTACAATAAGGATTCTAATAACCGAACAGCTACTTTAACAGTGAGAGTGCCACAGGCCCAGTTTGATGTTTTTGTCAATCGCGGGAGTGAATTTGGAAATGTATCTTACTTATCTTGCAATAATGAAGATGTGACAAGTGCTTATGTAGATACAGAAATCAGATTAAAGACATTAAAAGCAAGATATGACCGTTTACTAAAACTTCTAGAGAAATCAGGGACGCTTCAGGAACTATTTGAATTAGAACAAGAAGTTAGTAATGTTACTTATGAAATAGAAAATCTAAGTGGTACACTTCAGCACTATGATGCTTTAGTAGATATGGGTACGCTTTCTATTCAAGTGCAAGAAGTAAAAGAAATAGTAGTAGAGGAAGAAGTAGTAGATCCAACCTTTGGTAAGCAAGTAGAAGAAGTGTTTAAAGGCTCTATGAATACCTTAATGGAAATAGGTAAAGGGATCATCATTTTAGTTACAGGACTTCTACCTTTTGTTGTCATAATTATCCCTGTTATACTAATTGGTGTTAACCTTTATAAAAGAAATAATAAGAAAAAAAGGACACTAGAGAAAAACGAAGAAGAAAATGAAGAATAA
- the leuS gene encoding leucine--tRNA ligase, translating to MQYNHKEIEQKWRKHWEEHPVNVETEGKKPYYCLDMFPYPSGNGLHVGHWRGYVLSDVWSRYKILQNHYVLHPMGWDAFGLPAENYAIQKKVHPAIATAENVANFKRQLHDISAVYDWDKEVNTTDPEFYKWTQWIFLKMFENGLAYEKEMPINWCPSCKTGLANEEVKEGCCDRCGSTVTKKNLRQWMLKITNYAERLLNDLDGLDWPEKVKKMQADWIGKSYGAEIDFEIEGTDEKIKVFTTRPDTLYGASFMVMAPEHAKVMVLTTESQKAEVEKYVFDASTKSSVDRMADKEKTGVFLGRYAINPLNGAKIPVWISDYVLADYGTGAIMCVPAHDDRDFAFAKKFDLPIIQVISKSGEEEELTEAYTEAGVMINSGDFNGMPSEEAKKAIPEFLETQNIGKKTTNYKLRDWVFSRQRYWGEPIPVVHCDCCGIVGVKEEDLPIRLPDVESYEPTGTGESPLAAIDEWVNTTCPKCGGPAKRETNTMPQWAGSSWYFLRYPNPHNDEELISKEDMKKWLPVDMYVGGIEHAVLHLLYARFYTKFLFDIGVVDFEEPFKRLFNQGMVTKAGAKMSKSKGNVVSPDELVEKYGCDSLRMYELFIGPPELDSEWDDRGIEGVYRFLNKVWKLVDENTAVAETKDMERIRHKLIRDITVRMENFNLNTVVSGFMQYTNELLDLQKKQGGLANETLKALVILLAPFVPHISEELWAKVGGSGSVFENTWPTYDEEKMKEDEVEIVVQITGKIAARMMISPEASQEEAIKKAKELIADKLAGKTVVKEIYVPGRIVNLVAK from the coding sequence ATGCAATACAATCACAAAGAGATTGAACAAAAATGGCGTAAACATTGGGAAGAGCACCCAGTTAATGTTGAAACAGAAGGTAAAAAGCCTTATTACTGTTTAGATATGTTCCCATATCCATCAGGAAATGGTCTTCACGTAGGTCACTGGAGAGGTTATGTACTTTCAGATGTATGGAGCCGCTATAAAATTCTTCAAAACCACTATGTCCTTCACCCAATGGGATGGGATGCCTTTGGTCTTCCAGCAGAAAACTATGCCATCCAAAAGAAAGTACACCCAGCTATTGCTACAGCAGAAAACGTTGCAAACTTCAAACGTCAGCTTCACGATATCAGTGCTGTTTATGACTGGGATAAGGAAGTTAATACAACAGATCCAGAATTCTACAAATGGACACAATGGATTTTCCTTAAAATGTTTGAAAATGGTCTTGCTTATGAAAAAGAGATGCCAATCAACTGGTGTCCATCATGTAAAACAGGTCTTGCAAATGAAGAAGTAAAAGAAGGCTGTTGTGATCGTTGTGGCAGTACCGTTACGAAGAAAAACCTTCGTCAATGGATGCTTAAAATTACAAATTATGCAGAAAGACTTCTTAATGACTTAGATGGTCTTGATTGGCCAGAAAAAGTTAAAAAGATGCAAGCTGACTGGATTGGTAAAAGCTATGGTGCTGAAATCGACTTCGAAATCGAAGGTACAGATGAAAAGATTAAAGTTTTCACCACTAGACCAGATACACTTTATGGGGCAAGCTTTATGGTAATGGCACCAGAGCATGCAAAAGTGATGGTACTTACTACAGAAAGCCAAAAAGCTGAAGTTGAAAAATATGTATTTGATGCTTCTACAAAATCATCAGTAGACCGTATGGCTGACAAAGAAAAAACAGGTGTATTCTTAGGTAGATATGCAATCAATCCTCTTAATGGAGCAAAAATTCCAGTATGGATTTCTGACTATGTACTCGCTGACTATGGTACAGGTGCCATCATGTGTGTACCAGCTCATGATGATAGAGACTTTGCTTTTGCTAAGAAATTTGATTTACCAATCATCCAGGTTATTTCTAAGTCAGGAGAAGAAGAAGAGCTTACTGAGGCTTACACAGAAGCTGGTGTCATGATTAATTCAGGAGATTTCAATGGCATGCCATCTGAAGAAGCTAAAAAAGCAATTCCAGAGTTCCTTGAAACACAAAATATTGGTAAGAAAACAACTAACTACAAGCTTCGTGACTGGGTATTCTCACGTCAAAGATATTGGGGAGAACCAATTCCAGTTGTTCACTGTGACTGCTGTGGTATTGTAGGGGTTAAAGAAGAAGACCTTCCAATTCGTCTCCCAGATGTAGAAAGCTATGAGCCAACAGGTACAGGTGAATCTCCACTCGCAGCTATTGATGAGTGGGTTAACACAACTTGTCCAAAATGTGGTGGTCCAGCTAAACGTGAAACAAACACAATGCCACAATGGGCTGGTTCATCTTGGTACTTCTTAAGATATCCAAACCCACACAATGATGAGGAGCTTATTAGCAAAGAAGATATGAAAAAATGGCTACCAGTAGACATGTATGTAGGTGGTATTGAGCATGCTGTTCTTCACCTGCTTTACGCTCGTTTCTATACTAAATTCTTATTTGATATTGGAGTTGTAGACTTTGAAGAACCATTTAAACGTCTCTTCAATCAAGGTATGGTGACTAAAGCTGGCGCTAAAATGAGTAAATCAAAAGGAAATGTTGTTTCTCCAGATGAGCTTGTTGAAAAATATGGCTGTGACTCACTTCGTATGTATGAACTCTTCATTGGACCACCAGAACTTGATTCTGAATGGGATGATAGAGGTATTGAAGGGGTTTACCGTTTCCTTAATAAAGTATGGAAATTAGTGGATGAAAATACTGCAGTAGCAGAAACAAAAGATATGGAAAGAATTCGTCATAAACTTATTCGCGATATTACAGTGCGTATGGAAAACTTCAACTTAAATACAGTAGTAAGTGGTTTCATGCAATACACTAATGAGCTTCTTGACCTTCAAAAGAAACAAGGAGGCCTTGCTAATGAAACACTTAAGGCTCTTGTTATTCTTTTAGCACCATTTGTGCCACACATTAGTGAGGAGCTTTGGGCTAAAGTAGGCGGAAGCGGCAGTGTATTTGAAAATACATGGCCAACTTATGACGAAGAAAAGATGAAAGAAGATGAAGTAGAAATCGTTGTTCAAATCACAGGAAAAATTGCTGCACGTATGATGATTTCTCCAGAAGCAAGTCAAGAAGAGGCGATTAAAAAAGCAAAAGAGCTTATTGCTGATAAGTTAGCAGGTAAGACGGTAGTTAAAGAAATTTATGTTCCAGGACGTATTGTTAACCTTGTAGCTAAATAA
- the rbsK gene encoding ribokinase: protein MKKSNILVIGSLNMDWIIEVDHTPIAGETLLGHFAKEVPGGKGANQAYAASSLGGHVTMLGAVGKDPSGEKLLQSLQKAGVNTSPIQANSETGSGMAIIYLNKMGNNSIVVLPNANNTVTKEVIMAHDELFKIADIIMLQLEIPLEAVYEAAALAHKYHKTIILNPAPAISHLPNEILSKIDYITPNETELSTLTNQPVTTVDDAIIAAQTLLLSGVKHVITTLGEKGAILVTLEEARHFPALSVKAIDTTAAGDSFNGALAVYLAEGKSIEEAIVFGNQVAAITVTREGAQSSIPFREEILPTTENL, encoded by the coding sequence ATGAAAAAGTCAAATATATTAGTCATAGGAAGCTTAAATATGGATTGGATTATTGAAGTGGATCATACACCTATAGCTGGTGAGACCTTACTAGGCCATTTTGCAAAAGAAGTTCCTGGTGGTAAGGGGGCTAATCAAGCTTATGCTGCTTCTAGCTTAGGTGGTCATGTGACTATGCTAGGTGCTGTAGGCAAGGACCCTTCCGGTGAAAAGCTCCTACAAAGCCTTCAAAAAGCAGGTGTAAATACCTCTCCTATTCAAGCAAATTCAGAAACGGGCTCTGGTATGGCCATTATCTATCTTAATAAGATGGGTAATAATTCTATCGTAGTACTCCCTAATGCCAATAACACAGTAACAAAAGAAGTGATTATGGCTCATGATGAGCTCTTTAAAATAGCTGACATTATTATGCTACAATTAGAAATTCCTTTAGAAGCTGTCTATGAAGCTGCTGCCTTAGCACACAAGTATCATAAGACCATTATCCTTAATCCAGCACCTGCCATTAGTCATTTACCTAATGAAATACTAAGTAAAATTGATTATATAACCCCTAACGAAACCGAACTGAGCACTTTAACAAATCAACCTGTTACTACAGTAGATGATGCTATTATTGCTGCACAAACTTTACTTCTCTCTGGTGTTAAACATGTCATTACGACTTTAGGTGAAAAAGGCGCCATTTTAGTCACACTAGAAGAAGCTCGTCACTTCCCTGCACTCAGTGTCAAGGCAATCGATACAACTGCTGCTGGAGACTCCTTTAATGGCGCCTTAGCTGTTTATCTTGCTGAAGGAAAATCCATTGAAGAAGCTATTGTCTTTGGTAATCAAGTGGCTGCTATAACAGTTACTCGTGAAGGTGCTCAAAGTTCAATTCCTTTCCGAGAAGAAATACTACCCACTACAGAAAACTTATAA
- a CDS encoding AAC(3) family N-acetyltransferase, producing MAYTKQDLLQALEKLKINPRGTLLVHSSMKSIGEVEGGADTVLDALMIYMKEGLLVLPTHTWSYINAENPKFDVVHSEVCVGILPELFRKRPGVVRSLHPTHSVAAIGQDKEDFIKDNELWHTPCARQSPWGKLLDRNAQIMLLGVDLRRNTFMHGVEEWVDIKGRLTDEMEPLVVINEKGEELSVPSRRHCGDHWSEYFWKVDDYFKEKGVMHLGKFGDATVRICETQGVAALLNDMLAINPHLFSNNEPLEIERYRK from the coding sequence ATGGCTTACACAAAGCAAGACTTATTGCAAGCACTAGAAAAATTAAAGATTAACCCAAGAGGCACGTTATTAGTTCACTCTTCTATGAAGAGTATAGGAGAAGTAGAAGGTGGTGCTGACACCGTATTAGACGCTTTAATGATTTATATGAAGGAAGGGCTATTGGTCTTGCCTACCCATACGTGGTCTTATATTAATGCAGAAAATCCTAAATTTGATGTAGTTCATTCAGAGGTATGTGTAGGCATTTTGCCAGAGTTATTTAGAAAAAGGCCAGGTGTTGTAAGATCGCTACATCCTACACATTCAGTAGCTGCCATAGGACAAGATAAAGAAGATTTTATAAAAGATAATGAATTATGGCATACACCTTGTGCAAGACAGTCTCCTTGGGGAAAATTATTAGATAGAAATGCACAGATTATGCTTTTAGGAGTGGACCTTAGAAGAAATACTTTTATGCACGGCGTAGAAGAGTGGGTAGATATTAAAGGACGTCTGACAGATGAAATGGAGCCATTAGTTGTTATTAATGAAAAGGGAGAAGAGCTATCAGTGCCTTCTAGAAGACATTGTGGTGATCATTGGTCAGAATATTTTTGGAAAGTAGATGATTATTTTAAGGAAAAAGGTGTGATGCATCTAGGAAAGTTTGGTGATGCTACAGTTCGTATTTGCGAGACTCAGGGAGTGGCAGCGTTACTTAATGACATGCTAGCCATTAATCCTCATCTCTTTTCAAATAATGAACCATTAGAAATAGAACGTTATAGAAAGTAA